From one Dermacentor andersoni chromosome 1, qqDerAnde1_hic_scaffold, whole genome shotgun sequence genomic stretch:
- the LOC126547731 gene encoding high-affinity choline transporter 1-like produces the protein MAINIAGVVSVVIFYILILAVGIWAGRKSKKTGNDPGDADEVMLAGRNIGVFVGIFTMTATWVGGGYINGTAEAVYSNGIIWCQAPVGYALSLVVGGYFFANKMRAEGYVTMLDPFQELFGGRMGGLLFIPALCGEVFWSAAILAALGATVGVIIDMDTNTSIIASACIALFYTFFGGLYSVAYTDVIQLFCIFIGLWLCIPFCMMNESVGTLTYPTNDWIGSLEPKYVGQYIDFGLLLILGGIPWQVYFQRVLSCKTAFKAQLLSYVAAFGCIIMAIPAMIMGAVAKATRWNETAFTGPLPLDKDHTSLVLPMVLQFLTPGFVSFVGLGAVSAAVMSSSDSSILSAASMFARNVYKLIFRQNASEREVIWVMRVAILFVGAMATAMALTVKSIYGLWYLSSDLVFVILFPQLVCVVYIKHHCNTYGSLGAYIIGLLLRGLGGEDILGLPAVIRYPFYDENDGQLFPFRTLAMLTSLASILSISALTRWLFESGTLPARFDVFHCVVNIPEDIMKVQEPHEGEMTVLNAGGLVKSYQTEMNGRVNPALNLHPEEDVEGFQVKPSAAVGADPLSPFGGGPLSTTAAQPPPLGDRGNALSSEDTTKL, from the exons ATGGCCATCAACATTGCGGGCGTGGTGTCCGTGGTGATCTTCTACATCCTCATCCTAGCGGTGGGCATCTGGGCCGGCCGCAAGAGCAAGAAGACCGGCAATGATCCCGGCGACGCTGATGAAGTGATGCTAGCCGGGAGAAACATAGGAGTCTTCGTCGGGATCTTCACCATGACAG cCACTTGGGTGGGAGGAGGGTACATAAATGGCACCGCCGAAGCTGTTTACAGCAACGGCATCATCTGGTGTCAAGCTCCGGTTGGCTACGCGCTGAGTTTAGTCGTGG GTGGCTACTTCTTCGCCAACAAAATGCGAGCCGAAGGTTACGTGACCATGTTAGACCCGTTTCAAGAGCTGTTCGGAGGCCGGATGGGTGGCTTGCTGTTCATCCCAGCGCTGTGCGGAGAAGTGTTCTGGTCCGCAGCAATTCTGGCAGCGCTTG GTGCCACCGTGGGCGTGATCATTGACATGGATACTAATACGTCGATCATAGCGTCGGCGTGCATAGCGCTCTTCTACACGTTCTTCGGAGGGCTTTACTCGGTGGCCTACACGGATGTCATCCAGCTATTCTGCATATTCATCGGACTG TGGCTGTGCATCCCATTCTGCATGATGAACGAGTCAGTGGGTACGCTAACGTACCCGACGAACGACTGGATTGGGTCATTGGAACCCAAGTACGTGGGACAATACATCGATTTTGGGTTGCTCCTCATCCTCGGTGGCATCCCGTGGCAG GTCTACTTTCAGCGGGTCCTTTCCTGCAAAACTGCCTTCAAGGCGCAGCTTCTTTCCTATGTAGCTGCTTTCGGGTGTATCATCATGGCTATTCCTGCTATGATTATGGGTGCTGTCGCCAAAGCTACAA GGTGGAACGAGACGGCATTCACGGGTCCGCTGCCCCTCGACAAGGATCACACATCGCTGGTGCTGCCCATGGTGCTGCAGTTTCTGACTCCCGGCTTCGTCTCGTTCGTCGGGCTGGGCGCCGTGTCGGCTGCGGTCATGTCCTCATCGGACTCTTCCATCCTCAGCGCAGCCTCCATGTTCGCCAGAAACGTCTACAAGCTCATCTTCAGGCAAAAT GCCTCCGAGCGGGAGGTGATCTGGGTGATGCGCGTGGCCATCCTGTTTGTGGGCGCTATGGCCACCGCCATGGCACTGACCGTCAAGTCCATCTACGGTCTCTGGTACCTGTCCTCGGACCTCGTCTTCGTCATCCTCTTTCCGCAGCTCGTCTGCGTTGTCTACATAAAGCACCACTGCAACACGTACGGCTCCCTCGGCGCTTACATCATTGGCCTACTCCTCCGTGGATTAGGAGGCGAAGACATCCTCGGTCTCCCAGCGGTCATCAG GTACCCATTCTACGACGAAAATGACGGCCAGCTTTTCCCGTTCCGTACGCTTGCCATGCTGACCAGCCTGGCGAGCATCCTCTCCATCTCGGCGCTAACACGCTGGCTCTTCGAGAGCGGCACCCTGCCGGCGCGGTTCGACGTATTCCACTGTGTCGTCAACATTCCGGAGGACATCATGAAGGTACAGGAGCCCCACGAGGGCGAGATGACGGTGCTCAACGCGGGCGGCCTCGTCAAGAGCTACCAGACCGAAATGAACGGCCGCGTCAACCCGGCGCTAAACCTGCACCCCGAGGAAGACGTCGAGGGGTTCCAGGTCAAGCCATCCGCTGCTGTTGGAGCCGACCCACTGTCTCCTTTTGGCGGCGGGCCGCTCTCCACCACTGCAGCGCAGCCGCCGCCGCTCGGCGACAGGGGTAACGCGCTCTCATCTGAAGACACTACCAAGCTCTAG